From a single Pseudomonas cremoricolorata genomic region:
- a CDS encoding ABC transporter ATP-binding protein, with translation MGPSILVAQNLSKVVPSAEGELTILHPLSLTLAEGDSLAIVGASGSGKSTLLGLLAGLDQPSAGGVVLAGHDLGPLDEDQRAQVRAEHVGFVFQSFQLLDSLNALENVMLPLELDGRRDAREQARSLLERVGLGQRLSHTPRQLSGGEQQRVAIARAFAAQPSVLFADEPTGNLDSHTGARISDLLFELNQERGTTLVLVTHDERLAARCRRSIRLEAGRLVAPVEA, from the coding sequence ATGGGCCCCAGCATTCTCGTTGCGCAGAACCTTAGCAAAGTGGTCCCTAGCGCGGAAGGCGAACTGACCATTCTCCACCCCCTGTCACTGACCCTCGCCGAAGGCGACAGCCTGGCCATCGTCGGCGCGTCCGGTTCGGGCAAGTCCACCCTGCTCGGCCTGCTCGCCGGGCTCGACCAGCCAAGCGCCGGCGGCGTCGTCCTGGCCGGGCACGATCTGGGCCCGCTCGATGAAGACCAGCGCGCGCAGGTACGTGCCGAGCACGTCGGCTTCGTGTTCCAGTCGTTCCAGTTGCTCGACAGCCTGAACGCCCTGGAAAACGTCATGCTGCCCCTTGAACTGGATGGCCGCCGCGATGCCCGCGAGCAGGCCCGCAGCCTGCTCGAACGGGTCGGCCTGGGCCAGCGCCTGAGCCATACCCCGCGTCAGCTCTCCGGCGGCGAGCAACAACGGGTGGCCATTGCCCGCGCCTTCGCTGCGCAGCCCTCGGTGCTGTTCGCCGACGAACCCACCGGCAACCTTGACAGCCACACCGGCGCACGCATCAGCGACCTGCTGTTCGAACTCAACCAGGAACGCGGCACCACCCTGGTGCTGGTGACCCATGACGAACGCCTGGCAGCACGCTGCCGGCGCTCGATTCGCCTGGAAGCCGGGCGCCTGGTCGCGCCCGTGGAGGCCTGA
- a CDS encoding arylesterase encodes MRVWLLSAGLALYCLAQTAMAGTLLIVGDSISAGFGLDTRQGWVSLLEQRLKSSGYPLKVVNASISGDTSAGGKARLPALLAEHKPEVVVLELGGNDGLRGQAPTQLRQNLAAMVDQSKTAGAKVLLLGMRLPPNYGERYTTAFAETYSQVAKQNDVALVPFFLEGVGGVPELMQADGIHPGPGAQKQLLENAWPTLKPLL; translated from the coding sequence ATGCGAGTGTGGTTATTGAGTGCAGGTCTGGCCCTGTATTGCCTGGCCCAGACCGCGATGGCGGGAACACTGCTGATCGTCGGCGATAGTATCAGCGCAGGTTTTGGCCTGGATACCCGTCAGGGCTGGGTCAGCTTGCTCGAACAGCGTCTGAAAAGCTCTGGGTATCCGCTTAAGGTGGTCAATGCCTCGATCAGCGGCGACACCAGCGCCGGCGGCAAGGCGCGCCTTCCCGCGCTGCTGGCCGAGCATAAGCCTGAGGTGGTGGTACTGGAGCTGGGTGGCAATGATGGCCTGCGCGGCCAGGCCCCCACTCAATTGCGACAAAATCTTGCTGCGATGGTCGATCAGTCCAAGACGGCCGGCGCCAAGGTGCTGTTGCTGGGCATGCGTCTGCCGCCCAACTACGGCGAGCGCTACACCACGGCCTTCGCCGAAACCTACAGCCAGGTCGCCAAGCAGAATGACGTGGCGCTGGTCCCGTTCTTCCTCGAGGGTGTGGGTGGGGTGCCCGAGCTGATGCAGGCCGACGGCATTCACCCCGGCCCAGGTGCGCAGAAGCAGCTGTTGGAAAATGCCTGGCCGACGCTCAAACCCTTGCTCTGA
- a CDS encoding L,D-transpeptidase family protein yields MLPRLPAVTRCLSLAALLVAGSATALQLPLPPPGEDVVGQVRTLTAKYEDTFADIGTANDLGYLEMIAANPGVDPWLPGAGTEIVLPTRYILPPGPREGVVINLAEYRLYYYPKGEDVVYTFPLGIGREGWGSPIANTKIIAKTPNPTWTPPASIRAEHAADGDILPAVVPAGPDNPLGPFKFTLGVPGYLIHGSNKKFGIGMRTSHGCFRMLNNNVLELSTLVPVGTPVRIINEPYKFGVSGGKVYLEAHTPLDDSGNPSVVDKHTAVINALLKREDLANNVRMNWDMVRDVVAAEDGLPVEIAVPGAANTTVASELPPELQ; encoded by the coding sequence ATGTTGCCGCGTTTGCCTGCCGTCACCCGCTGCCTGAGCCTGGCTGCCCTGCTGGTAGCAGGCTCCGCCACCGCGCTGCAGCTGCCATTGCCGCCTCCGGGTGAGGACGTCGTTGGCCAGGTACGTACCCTTACCGCCAAGTACGAAGACACCTTCGCCGACATCGGCACCGCCAACGACCTTGGCTATCTGGAAATGATCGCCGCCAACCCGGGCGTCGACCCCTGGTTGCCAGGTGCCGGCACGGAAATCGTCCTGCCGACGCGTTACATCCTGCCGCCAGGCCCGCGTGAGGGTGTGGTGATCAACCTGGCTGAGTATCGTCTGTACTACTACCCCAAGGGCGAGGACGTGGTGTACACCTTCCCGCTCGGTATCGGTCGCGAAGGCTGGGGTTCACCGATCGCCAATACCAAGATCATCGCCAAGACGCCCAACCCGACCTGGACGCCACCGGCATCGATCCGCGCCGAACATGCCGCCGATGGCGATATTCTTCCGGCCGTGGTGCCTGCCGGCCCGGACAACCCGCTCGGGCCGTTCAAGTTCACACTCGGCGTGCCCGGTTATCTCATCCATGGTTCGAACAAGAAGTTCGGCATTGGCATGCGCACCAGCCATGGTTGCTTCCGCATGTTGAACAACAACGTGCTGGAACTCTCGACCCTGGTGCCGGTGGGTACACCGGTGCGCATCATCAACGAGCCGTACAAGTTCGGCGTCAGTGGTGGCAAGGTCTACCTCGAGGCGCACACGCCTCTGGACGACAGCGGCAACCCGTCGGTGGTCGACAAGCATACTGCGGTGATCAACGCCCTGCTCAAGCGCGAAGACCTTGCCAACAACGTGCGCATGAACTGGGACATGGTGCGTGACGTGGTGGCCGCTGAAGATGGCCTGCCCGTGGAAATCGCGGTGCCGGGTGCGGCAAACACTACGGTCGCCTCGGAGCTGCCGCCGGAGTTGCAATAA
- the oprI gene encoding outer membrane lipoprotei OprI: MNNVLKFSALALAAVLATGCSSVSKETEARLTATEDAAARAQARADEAYRKADDALAAAQKAQQTADEANERALRMLDKASRK; this comes from the coding sequence ATGAACAACGTTCTGAAATTCTCTGCTCTGGCTCTGGCCGCAGTTCTGGCTACCGGTTGCAGCAGCGTCTCCAAAGAAACCGAAGCTCGCCTGACTGCTACCGAAGACGCAGCAGCTCGCGCCCAAGCCCGTGCCGACGAAGCCTACCGCAAGGCCGATGACGCTCTGGCCGCTGCTCAAAAGGCTCAGCAGACCGCTGACGAAGCCAACGAGCGCGCTCTGCGTATGCTGGACAAAGCCAGCCGCAAGTAA
- a CDS encoding GNAT family N-acetyltransferase: MSEALTIRHDQTGHQFETHVDGHRAYLTYMDLGKQTLDIYRTFVPDALRGRGIAAALTERALAYAEQMGYTVIPSCSYVERYMERQQRHSNQA, encoded by the coding sequence ATGAGCGAAGCGCTGACCATCCGCCATGACCAAACCGGTCATCAGTTCGAGACCCACGTGGACGGTCATCGGGCCTACCTGACCTACATGGATCTGGGCAAGCAGACGCTGGACATCTATCGCACCTTCGTCCCCGACGCCTTGCGCGGGCGTGGCATCGCTGCGGCACTGACCGAGCGGGCGTTGGCCTACGCTGAGCAGATGGGCTACACGGTCATTCCGTCGTGTTCATACGTGGAGCGCTACATGGAGCGTCAGCAGCGCCACTCCAATCAGGCATGA
- a CDS encoding 3-deoxy-7-phosphoheptulonate synthase has product MADLPIDDLNVASNETLITPDQLKKEIPLSSKALHTVTTGREVVRNILDGKDHRLFVVVGPCSIHDVDAAHAYAERLKVLAEEVSDTLYLVMRVYFEKPRTTVGWKGLINDPYLDDSFKIQDGLHIGRKLLLDLAEKGLPTATEALDPISPQYLQDLISWSAIGARTTESQTHREMASGLSSAVGFKNGTDGGLTVAINALQSVSKPHRFLGINQEGGVSIVTTKGNAYGHVVLRGGNGKPNYDSVSVALCEQDLAKAKIKPNIMVDCSHANSNKDPALQPLVMDNVANQILEGNQSIIGLMVESHLNWGAQSIPKNLAELQYGVSVTDACIDWATTETALRSMHAKLKDVLPKRQRG; this is encoded by the coding sequence ATGGCTGATTTACCGATCGATGACCTTAACGTTGCCTCCAACGAGACTTTGATCACCCCTGATCAGCTCAAGAAGGAAATCCCCCTCAGCAGCAAGGCTCTGCACACCGTGACCACAGGTCGCGAAGTGGTGCGCAACATCCTCGATGGCAAGGACCACCGCCTGTTCGTGGTAGTCGGCCCTTGTTCGATCCACGACGTCGATGCCGCCCACGCCTACGCCGAGCGTCTCAAAGTGCTGGCCGAGGAAGTGTCCGACACGCTGTATCTGGTCATGCGCGTGTATTTCGAAAAGCCGCGCACCACGGTCGGCTGGAAAGGCCTGATCAACGATCCGTACCTGGACGACTCGTTCAAGATTCAGGATGGCCTGCACATCGGCCGCAAGCTGCTGCTCGATCTTGCGGAAAAGGGCTTGCCCACCGCTACCGAAGCACTCGATCCAATTTCCCCGCAGTACCTGCAAGACCTCATCAGTTGGTCGGCCATCGGCGCACGTACCACCGAGTCGCAGACTCACCGGGAAATGGCTTCGGGGCTGTCGTCGGCAGTCGGTTTCAAGAACGGCACCGATGGTGGTCTGACCGTGGCCATCAACGCCCTGCAGTCGGTATCCAAGCCGCACCGCTTCCTCGGCATCAACCAGGAAGGCGGCGTGTCGATCGTCACCACCAAGGGCAATGCCTACGGTCATGTGGTATTGCGCGGCGGCAACGGCAAGCCCAACTATGATTCGGTCAGCGTTGCGCTGTGCGAACAGGACCTGGCCAAGGCCAAGATCAAGCCGAACATCATGGTCGACTGCAGCCACGCCAACTCCAACAAGGACCCTGCCCTGCAGCCGTTGGTGATGGACAACGTCGCCAACCAGATCCTGGAAGGCAACCAGTCGATCATCGGCCTGATGGTGGAAAGCCACCTGAACTGGGGTGCGCAGTCGATTCCGAAGAACCTCGCCGAGTTGCAATACGGCGTGTCGGTCACCGACGCCTGCATCGACTGGGCTACCACTGAAACGGCCCTGCGCAGCATGCATGCCAAGCTCAAGGATGTTCTGCCCAAGCGCCAGCGCGGCTGA
- a CDS encoding putative 2-dehydropantoate 2-reductase, producing MSTHPVRIGIIGSGAIGGFYGLMLARAGFDVHFLLRSEYAAVAERGLTVESRVHGSLNLPVQAYADAADLPPCDWLLVGAKATSNAELAPLLVQTAAPGAKVLLLQNGLGMEELLRPALRDDMHLLGGLCFICVHREGPGTVRHQALGAVNLGYHSGPAADAGQAIVEEGAELFHRAGIDSQAMPDLALARWQKLVWNVPYNGLSVLLGASTSALMGDPDSRASIEALMAEVVEGARACGHEVGDGYAAHLLRVTEQMPDYWPSMYHDHVQQRPLELQAIYAEPLARARAIGCVLPRMQALYQALAFIDRRNRAAE from the coding sequence ATGAGCACCCACCCCGTTCGGATCGGCATCATTGGCAGCGGCGCCATAGGGGGTTTCTACGGCCTGATGCTGGCTCGTGCAGGTTTTGATGTGCATTTTCTGTTGCGCAGCGAATACGCTGCCGTGGCCGAGCGCGGACTGACCGTCGAAAGCCGTGTGCACGGCTCGCTGAACCTGCCGGTTCAGGCCTACGCCGACGCCGCCGACCTGCCGCCGTGCGACTGGCTGTTGGTGGGTGCAAAAGCCACCAGCAACGCCGAGCTGGCGCCATTGTTGGTCCAAACGGCGGCGCCGGGGGCCAAGGTGCTGTTGCTGCAGAACGGCCTGGGCATGGAGGAGCTACTGCGCCCGGCCTTGCGCGACGACATGCACCTGCTTGGCGGGCTGTGCTTCATCTGCGTGCACCGTGAAGGCCCTGGCACCGTTCGCCACCAGGCGCTCGGTGCGGTCAATCTTGGCTACCACAGCGGGCCTGCGGCTGACGCCGGCCAGGCCATCGTCGAAGAAGGCGCCGAGCTGTTCCACCGCGCTGGCATCGACTCGCAGGCCATGCCCGATCTGGCCCTGGCCCGTTGGCAGAAGCTGGTGTGGAACGTGCCGTACAACGGCCTCTCGGTGCTGCTCGGGGCCAGTACCAGTGCCTTGATGGGCGACCCGGACAGCCGCGCGTCGATCGAGGCGCTGATGGCCGAAGTGGTCGAAGGCGCCAGGGCGTGTGGCCATGAGGTGGGCGATGGCTACGCAGCGCATCTGCTGCGCGTGACCGAGCAGATGCCCGACTACTGGCCGAGCATGTACCACGACCATGTGCAGCAGCGTCCCTTGGAACTGCAGGCGATCTACGCAGAACCCCTGGCCCGGGCGCGCGCAATCGGATGCGTGCTGCCGCGTATGCAGGCGCTGTATCAGGCCCTGGCCTTCATCGATCGGCGCAACCGCGCCGCCGAGTGA
- a CDS encoding universal stress protein, translated as MIRSLLYASDLGVYAPFVMQHALALARTFQADLYIIHAVEPMGQFAESLLQSCLDEQTLDRLHSQGVDTVLASIEGRVLANLRDELGEAADLAVIRAVRVRQGDPAQVILEQVERLQVDLLIFGSHSRGAGADVPIGRTAVRLLQLAQVPVYMVPLSQHLGRRKG; from the coding sequence ATGATTCGTTCCCTGCTGTACGCCAGCGACCTGGGCGTTTATGCGCCGTTCGTCATGCAACATGCCCTGGCCCTGGCGCGGACCTTCCAGGCCGACCTGTACATCATTCATGCGGTCGAGCCCATGGGCCAGTTCGCCGAGTCACTGCTGCAGAGCTGCCTCGATGAGCAGACCCTCGACCGCCTGCACAGTCAGGGCGTTGACACGGTGCTGGCAAGCATCGAGGGACGCGTGCTGGCCAACCTGCGCGATGAACTGGGCGAGGCGGCGGATCTGGCGGTGATTCGGGCGGTGAGGGTGCGCCAGGGCGATCCGGCGCAGGTGATTCTCGAGCAGGTCGAGCGGTTGCAGGTGGACCTGCTGATTTTCGGCAGTCACAGCCGAGGGGCCGGGGCCGATGTGCCCATCGGTCGGACTGCCGTCAGGCTGCTGCAACTGGCCCAGGTGCCGGTGTACATGGTGCCGCTGTCGCAACACCTGGGTCGTCGGAAAGGGTGA
- the cysB gene encoding HTH-type transcriptional regulator CysB has protein sequence MKLQQLRYIWEVAHHDLNVSATAQSLYTSQPGISKQIRLLEDELGVEVFARSGKHLTRVTPAGERIINTAGEILRKVESIKQIAQEFSNEKKGTLSIATTHTQARYALPPVISSFIKQYPEVALHMHQGSPMQIAEMAADGTVDFAIATEALELFNDLIMMPCYKWNRCVVVPQGHPLAKLPKLTLEALAEYPIVTYVFGFTGRSKLDEAFSQRGLVPKVVFTAADADVIKTYVRLGLGVGIVAGMAVDAKLDADLVALDASELFEPSITKIGFRRGTFLRGFMCDFIEKFAPHLTREVMAKAIQCHNKQELEALFDGVELPVH, from the coding sequence ATGAAGCTGCAACAACTGCGCTACATCTGGGAGGTAGCGCACCACGACCTCAACGTATCCGCCACGGCGCAGAGCCTGTACACCTCGCAGCCCGGTATCAGCAAACAGATCCGCCTGCTCGAAGACGAACTGGGTGTCGAAGTGTTCGCCCGCAGCGGCAAGCACCTGACCCGCGTCACCCCCGCCGGCGAGCGCATCATCAACACCGCTGGCGAGATTCTGCGCAAGGTCGAAAGCATCAAGCAGATCGCCCAGGAATTCTCCAACGAGAAAAAGGGCACGCTGTCCATCGCCACCACCCACACCCAGGCGCGCTACGCACTGCCGCCGGTGATCAGTAGTTTCATCAAGCAGTACCCGGAAGTGGCGTTGCACATGCACCAGGGCTCACCGATGCAGATCGCCGAGATGGCCGCTGATGGCACGGTGGATTTCGCCATCGCCACCGAAGCGCTGGAGCTGTTCAACGACCTGATCATGATGCCGTGCTATAAGTGGAACCGCTGCGTCGTGGTGCCCCAGGGCCACCCGCTGGCCAAGCTGCCAAAACTGACCCTCGAAGCGCTGGCCGAATACCCCATCGTCACCTATGTGTTCGGTTTCACCGGCCGTTCCAAACTCGACGAAGCCTTCAGCCAACGCGGCCTGGTACCCAAGGTGGTGTTCACCGCAGCCGACGCCGACGTGATCAAAACCTATGTGCGCCTGGGTCTGGGCGTGGGCATCGTCGCCGGCATGGCGGTCGACGCCAAGCTCGATGCCGATCTGGTCGCGCTGGATGCCAGTGAGTTGTTCGAACCAAGCATCACCAAGATCGGCTTCCGTCGCGGCACCTTCCTGCGTGGCTTCATGTGCGACTTCATCGAGAAGTTCGCCCCGCACCTGACCCGCGAGGTCATGGCCAAGGCGATTCAGTGCCACAACAAGCAAGAGCTCGAGGCGCTGTTCGACGGGGTCGAATTGCCGGTGCACTAG
- a CDS encoding phosphoadenylyl-sulfate reductase, which yields MSQPFDVTALAATYASKSPQDILKLAFEHFGDDLWISFSGAEDVVLVDMAWRLNKQVKVFSLDTGRLHPETYRFIEQVREQYDLPIELLSPDRDKLDAFVKEKGLFSFYRDGHGECCGVRKIEPLRRKLATVSAWATGQRRDQSPGTRSHVAALEIDTAFSTPERPLYKFNPLAQMSSEDVWGYIRMMELPYNSLHERGFISIGCEPCTRPVLPRQHEREGRWWWEESTQKECGLHAGNLISKA from the coding sequence ATGAGCCAACCCTTCGACGTCACCGCCCTGGCCGCCACCTACGCCAGCAAGTCCCCCCAGGACATCCTTAAGCTCGCCTTCGAGCATTTCGGTGATGACCTGTGGATTTCCTTCAGCGGTGCCGAGGACGTGGTGCTGGTGGACATGGCCTGGAGACTCAACAAGCAGGTCAAGGTATTCAGCCTCGACACCGGCCGCCTGCACCCCGAGACCTATCGCTTCATCGAGCAGGTACGCGAACAGTACGACCTGCCCATCGAACTGCTCAGCCCCGACCGCGACAAGCTCGATGCCTTCGTCAAGGAAAAGGGCTTGTTCAGCTTCTATCGCGATGGCCATGGCGAGTGCTGCGGCGTGCGCAAGATCGAACCACTGCGCCGCAAGCTGGCGACCGTCAGCGCCTGGGCCACCGGCCAGCGTCGCGACCAGAGCCCAGGCACCCGTAGCCACGTCGCTGCACTGGAAATCGACACTGCGTTCTCCACCCCCGAGCGCCCGCTGTACAAGTTCAACCCGCTGGCCCAGATGTCCAGCGAGGACGTCTGGGGTTACATCCGCATGATGGAGCTGCCCTACAACAGCCTGCACGAGCGCGGCTTCATCAGCATCGGTTGCGAACCCTGCACCCGCCCGGTCCTGCCCCGCCAGCACGAGCGGGAGGGACGCTGGTGGTGGGAAGAATCGACGCAGAAGGAATGCGGCCTGCACGCTGGCAACCTCATCTCTAAGGCCTGA
- the pabB gene encoding aminodeoxychorismate synthase component I — translation MPTCTLHPLPYLADPAGYFAHLRDAPGAVLLDSARPGAERGRFDLLSAWPLHALQVRPQESGEAYLQRLREALAQLGPAELPNAVELPFAGGLIGYLSYDFGRRLEHLPERAVDDLHLPDAHLGLYPWALISDHHLRTSQLVFHPQLESAERERLIALFAAPAPAPQQARFSVNQAMRGDLDRDQYRQAFDRVQAYIHAGDCYQINLTQRFRAPCQGDPWQAYQALRKACPTPFSAFMQLADGSALLSLSPERFVQVSGRRVETRPIKGTRPRANAPEQDAANAQELLGSSKDRSENLMIVDLLRNDLGRTCEIGSVRVPELFSLESYPNVHHLVSSVTGRLAAGRDAFDLIAGSFPGGSITGAPKIRAMQIIDELEPTRRALYCGSLLYVDVRGEMDSSIAIRSLLIKDGQVCCWGGGAVVADSQWQAEYEESIAKVRILLETLQAL, via the coding sequence ATGCCGACCTGCACGCTTCACCCCCTGCCCTATCTCGCCGACCCCGCTGGCTACTTCGCCCACCTGCGCGACGCCCCTGGCGCAGTATTGCTCGACAGCGCGCGCCCTGGTGCCGAACGTGGGCGCTTCGACCTGCTCAGCGCCTGGCCCTTACACGCGTTGCAGGTGCGCCCGCAGGAAAGCGGCGAGGCGTACCTGCAGCGGTTGCGCGAGGCACTTGCACAGCTGGGCCCGGCCGAGCTGCCGAACGCTGTCGAGCTGCCCTTCGCGGGCGGGTTGATCGGCTACCTGAGCTATGACTTTGGCCGGCGCCTGGAGCATCTGCCCGAACGCGCCGTGGACGATCTGCACCTGCCCGATGCCCACCTTGGGCTGTATCCCTGGGCGCTGATCAGCGACCACCACCTGCGCACCAGCCAGCTGGTGTTCCACCCGCAACTGGAGAGCGCCGAACGTGAACGCCTGATCGCCCTGTTCGCCGCGCCTGCGCCAGCGCCGCAGCAGGCTCGCTTCAGCGTGAACCAAGCCATGCGCGGCGATCTCGACCGCGATCAATACCGCCAGGCCTTCGACCGCGTGCAGGCTTACATCCACGCCGGCGACTGCTACCAGATCAACCTCACGCAACGTTTCCGCGCGCCGTGCCAAGGTGACCCGTGGCAGGCCTACCAAGCGCTGCGCAAGGCCTGCCCGACGCCGTTTTCCGCCTTCATGCAACTGGCTGACGGCAGCGCCTTGTTGAGCCTGTCACCGGAACGCTTCGTCCAGGTCAGCGGCAGGCGAGTGGAAACCCGGCCCATCAAAGGCACTCGCCCGCGTGCCAACGCCCCCGAGCAGGATGCTGCCAACGCCCAGGAGTTGCTCGGCAGCAGCAAGGACCGTTCGGAAAACCTGATGATCGTCGATCTGCTGCGCAACGACCTCGGCCGCACCTGCGAGATCGGTTCGGTGCGGGTGCCAGAGCTGTTCAGCCTCGAGAGCTATCCCAACGTGCACCATCTGGTCAGCAGCGTCACCGGACGCCTGGCCGCAGGCCGCGATGCCTTCGACCTGATCGCCGGCAGCTTCCCGGGCGGTTCGATCACCGGGGCGCCGAAGATTCGCGCCATGCAGATCATTGACGAACTGGAACCCACCCGCCGCGCCCTGTACTGCGGCTCGTTGCTGTATGTGGACGTACGGGGCGAAATGGACAGCTCGATTGCCATCCGCAGCCTGCTGATCAAGGACGGTCAGGTCTGCTGCTGGGGCGGTGGCGCGGTGGTGGCCGACTCGCAATGGCAGGCCGAGTACGAAGAGTCGATCGCCAAAGTGAGAATTCTGCTGGAGACGCTGCAGGCACTCTGA
- a CDS encoding alpha-L-glutamate ligase-like protein, with protein sequence MFGLIKTWKALEARGIMGINRRNADYVLKYNKRNLYPVVDDKIITKERAMAAGIHVPEMFGVIETEKEIDKLDQIIGGRSDFVIKPAQGAGGDGILVVADRFEDRYRTVSGKIISHEEIEHQISSILTGLYSLGGHRDRALIEYRVTPDQIFKSISYEGVPDIRIIVLMGYPVMAMLRLPTRQSGGKANLHQGAIGVGVDLATGVTLRGTWLNRIISKHPDTTNSVDGVQLPNWDGFMKLAANCYELCGLGYIGVDMVLDQDKGPLILELNARPGLNIQIANDCGLTQRTHAIEAHLEALAKDGISEDPDQRVKVAQGLFGHVLGH encoded by the coding sequence ATGTTCGGACTGATCAAGACCTGGAAGGCCCTGGAAGCCCGGGGGATCATGGGCATCAACCGGCGTAACGCCGACTACGTGCTCAAGTACAACAAGCGCAACCTGTACCCGGTGGTCGACGACAAGATCATCACCAAGGAACGGGCCATGGCCGCCGGCATTCATGTGCCGGAGATGTTCGGGGTGATCGAGACCGAAAAGGAAATCGACAAGCTCGACCAGATCATCGGCGGGCGCAGCGACTTCGTCATCAAGCCGGCCCAGGGCGCCGGCGGTGACGGCATCCTGGTGGTGGCCGATCGTTTCGAGGATCGCTACCGCACGGTATCGGGCAAGATCATCAGCCACGAGGAAATCGAGCACCAGATCTCGAGTATCCTCACTGGCCTGTACTCGCTGGGCGGACACCGCGACCGCGCGCTGATCGAGTATCGGGTCACGCCCGACCAGATCTTCAAGAGCATCAGCTACGAAGGCGTGCCGGACATCCGCATCATCGTGCTGATGGGCTACCCGGTGATGGCAATGCTGCGCCTGCCCACTCGCCAGTCGGGCGGCAAGGCCAACCTGCACCAGGGCGCCATCGGCGTCGGTGTCGACCTGGCCACCGGCGTGACCCTGCGCGGCACCTGGCTCAACCGCATCATCAGCAAGCACCCCGATACCACCAACTCGGTAGACGGTGTCCAGTTGCCCAACTGGGATGGCTTCATGAAGCTTGCAGCCAACTGCTACGAGCTGTGCGGGCTGGGCTACATCGGTGTGGACATGGTGCTGGACCAGGACAAGGGCCCGTTGATTCTGGAGCTCAATGCGCGCCCCGGTCTGAATATCCAGATCGCCAACGACTGCGGGCTGACCCAGCGCACCCACGCGATCGAGGCGCACCTGGAAGCCTTGGCCAAGGACGGTATCAGCGAAGACCCCGACCAGCGGGTCAAGGTCGCCCAAGGTCTGTTCGGGCACGTGCTCGGACACTAG